TAGCCAGATTTTAGTATAGTAAGAAAACTTGATAGAGAACATATCCCTCAAAAGTCACATACATTTCCACAACTACATACTAAGCCCAGAGGTAAGTGGGCTCAAGTTTAGAAAACACATATTGCAGAAAATTTACTCATAATTCCTGATAGTCCTTCCTCTTCGTGGGGTACACATTTCCTCCCCTTATGCATggtcttttcaaaataattttgaaaaatttcaaatgTAAACACCAAAGTCCCCATATGTATAgtataacaataaataattttaagagaCCTTAAATTTTTCATGCCACTGACTTTGGTATAGTATAGCATCCTATCATTTCCACAGGTTACTTTCACAGATTGCTTTGTTTCCTTCTGATTGTTTCTATGCACTTACAAAAAAGAAGTGTTTGTCATGACTTCTACCCCATAGGTTAACCCTTCTTCCTCTGATCTTTGAGGTTCTGAGTATTGGTCCTTCTTGATGCTTTTTGGCATCTCACGACAAAGTATTAGGAATCTTAGATTCCCTTGATCTGAGGTGTCTCTTACTGCTGTACCACACTGGTCTATGTTACAAACTGAGGAACAATAAAAAACCCTCATTTTGTTGAATAGTTGAGGGACTCTGTGTATGAAAAGCTACATTATTGGGTATGTTGGTATATTGAATATTTCTAAATGGCTTTGTTGGATTAAAGGACAGAGTAAGTTTGGAAATGAATGTCACATTAAAGCAAAAGTCATCaataacatgataaaaataaagggGTTGAGGAGGTGGTTAAAAAAAGGATTATTGTGAATTGGGAGTTCAGAAGTGTACAGGAAATATACATTAAAAGGTCTTtcactttttacattttaaagcaaATAATAAGAAATGGTAGAAATATCAAAATGCACTGGGACTATTTTCTGGTGAGAAGCTGAATGGTGGTGGGAGGGAGCACTAGATACTAGAATAGTGTTATGTTTCCTACAAAAGCCGATTTAGTTTTATTTAAGAAGTATCCAtatttacctctcaaacttgtggaggaggaaggaatttgtgaccaaagaattagaaatcattattgatcacaaaatagaaaatgttgattatatcaagttaaaaagcttttgtacaaacaaaactaatgcagacaagattagaaggaaagcaataaactgggaaaacatttttacagttaaaggttccaaaatagtttacattcatttcccagtccttttctggatgtagctggttctgtccatcattaatcaattggaattggattagctcttctctatgttgaagaaatccacttccatcagcatacatcctcgtacagtatcattgttgaagtgtataatgatcttctggttctgctcgtttcactcagcatcagttgatgtaagtctctccaagcctctctgtatttctcctgttggtcatttcttatagaacagtaatattccataacattcatataccatagtttacccaaccattctccaattgatggacatccattcatcttccagcttctagccactatgaaaagggctgccacaaacattttggcacatacaggaccctttcccttctctagtagttccttggggtataagcccagtagtagtatggctgggtcaaagggtatgcacattttgataactttttgggcataattccagattgctctccagaatggttggattctttcacaactccaccaacaatgcatcagtgttccagttttcccacagcccctccaacattcatcgttatttgttcctgtcattttagccaatctgacaggtgtgtaatgatacctcagagttgtcttaatttgcatttctctgatcaatagtgatttggaacactctttcatatgagtggaaatagttttaatttcatcatctgaaaattgtctgttcatatcctttgaccatttatcaattggagaatggcttgatttcttataaattaaagtcaattctctgtatattttggagatgaggcctttatcagaacctttaactgtaaaaattttttcccaatttgttacttcccttctaatcttgtttgcattagttttgtttgtgcagaaactttttaatttggtgtaatcaaaatgttctattttgtgatcaataatggtctctagttctcccttggacacaaactccttcctcctccacaagtctgagaggtaaaccatcccatgttcctccaatttatttatgatttcgttctttatgcctaaatcttggacccattttgatctaatcttagtatgtggtgttaaatatgggtccatgcctagtttctgccatactaatttccagttttcccagcagtttttgtcaaataatgaattcttatcccaaaattggggatctttgggtttgtcaaagattagattgctatttttattcactatcttgtcctgtgaacctaacctatgccactgatcaactagtctatttcttagccaataccaaatggttttggtgactgttgctttataatatagctttaaatcaggtacacttagaccaccttcctctgacttttttttcattagttcccttgcaattctcgaccttttattttttaccttctgaatccaattcttcctgtgcaacaaaaaattcggttctacacacatatattgtatctagaatataatgtaatatatttaacatatataagactgcttgccatcagagggagggggttgggggaggaagggaaaaaatctgaatagaagtaagtgcaagggataatgttgtaaaaaattacccatgcatatgtactgtcaaaaaatgttataattataaaataaaataaaaaattaaaaaaaaaaagaaaaaaaaaaaaaaaaaaaaaaaaaaaaaaaaaaaaaaaaaaaaaaaaaaaaaaaaaaggttccaaaatatgtagagaattgactcttatttataagaaatcaagccattctccaattgacaaacggtcaaaggatatgaacaattttcagatgatgaaactatttctactcatatgagtgttccaaatcactattgatcagagaaatgcaaattaagacaattctgagataccactacacacctgttagattggctaatttgacaggaaaagataatgatggatattggaggggatgtgggaaaactgggccagatacattgttggtggaattgtgaacagatccaaccattctagagcattttggaactatgctcaaaaagttatcaaactgtgcataccctttgatccagcagtggtactactgggcttgtaaagaagggaaagggacctgtatatgcaagaatgtttgtggcagctctttgtagtggccagaaactggaaactacgtagatgtccatcaattggagaacggctgaataaattatggtatatgaatgttatggaatattattgttctgtaagaaatgaccaacaggaggatttcagaaaggcctggagagacttccatgaactgatgttgagtgaaatgagcagaaccaggagatcattatacacttcaacaatgattgAGAATCAAATCTGATagaagtggccctcttcaacaatgagaacatccaaatcagttccaattcatcagtgatgaatagaactagctacacccagggaaacatcactgggaaatgagtgtggatcacaacttagcatttgcattgttattgtttgcttgcatttttgtttttcttcccaggttatttttaccttctttctaaatccattttttcttatgcaacaagataactatataaatatctatgtacatattgtatttaacaaatactgtTAAcaagtttaacatgtatgggactacctgccatctaggggagggggtggagggcaggaggggaaaagttggaacagaagtgtttgcaagggtcaatgttgaaaaattacttgtgcatattttgtcaataaaaagccacaataataataaatatgcacatattattttctagatgaCACTCTTCCACCACCCCTTCATCAAAAAAATTCACCAGTAAAAACTTTCAAGgataataatttgtttaaaagtaACTCTTCCTAAGTGATCAATTTTCATTTGTTAACACTACAATCCTGGATGCATCAAGTTATCTATTCTTTCATCTAGAAGGCTTTAATATTCATAAAAGGAGCAACATTTTACCtctcacaaaatataaaattacctCCAGGTGAAGAAATAGCTCCCGTATCTATGGCATGTGTGTACAAAGGAATTTCCCCTTTGCTTTTTCTGGTGGGCAATCAGGGTCACTTGACTTTCCCAGGGCCACAAAGCTAATAACTCCGAGGCTAAATACAAACCCTCCTCTTAGGACTctaggccagtgctctatctggtCCCCCACtcctttccttctgattttaaTAACTAAAAGAGTAAATGAAATTTCTGATTTAGCACTTTGAAGAGAATACAATTCACACcagaatttaatagaaaacaaGTCAGTTTGTTAAAACACTTCATTTTCAATGAATCCATGGTAAAAtcacaaaaatacaaaacaaattcacagTATAATATATTTCAGTGTAACTTAAAACAAATGGACTGATTCCCTATGAAAATGAACCACCTTATGGCACTACTCTCGGAAACATTCAACCACAATGAGATTTTCCAAATAATGTCCTTCCGATGTAAATTAACTGGGTGTACAACAAGCTTTTTCCCAAAGATGCCCATCCAATCTAAAACGTATTCAAGATGCACAATCTAATTGTTCTATTCTGATTGTAGGCATAAAGGgtgtcatttttttcagtgacataaaataatttaaaaattgatatgcAATAAATTGTCCAAGAGGATTCATGGCTTCTGGGAAGGTGTATCACAGTAAGGATTATTTTCTATAAGTAGGTCTTTCCTAGGGACTAACTTCAAAGTGTTGTGATCTGTATGAATGCCCTGTATAACAGATTTTCTGAGTATTAATTCAACATCAGAACCTATCttgatcaacttttctattttctccgGTGaagtctcatttttattctttttgaattcttcatttatcttttttcttgctGCGTCCAGGGCTTTGTTATCATTCTGAAAAACTTGCTGTCTAGTCCTGTGCAAGGTTTTAAAAAGCCGCAGCACTTTGGCAGAGTCGACCATTTTGGCAGTCGGGTGGTTGGTTTTCGGCGGGAGTTCGCGGAGCCAAGAGCTTTCCCCGGGGCCCACAACTACTTCGTTTTTTCTGCCTGGTCACATTCCTTTGGAAGAAAGAGCGGAAGAGAGgagtaagaaagagagaaaaagcgagggagggggagaggaaagttAAGAAGTCGAAGTAATTTAGTTAAGCATACAATACACACATCCCGAGATAAGAGAAGATAAAACATAGTATAGTAAGCTATGCGTTCAATTACAGCCCCCCAAGGCAGGGAACTTTCCTTACGGCAGCTCACCCCGCCCAGCTCTGCAGGAAGGAAACTTTCTCAGGGGCCAATTGTGCAGTGAGACGTGAGCCTCCAACCAGCAGCGGCACGGTAACAGTATcaccaaaattatttaaaaaggcaTTAAATAACACACGGGGGTGGGGGGGGCGCCTTCTCCCATCCTCCTCAGACAACTGTATTCTGACTGGCTCCCAGGGGCAGCGGCTCCGGGGGAGCAGAGAGAAAAGGAGTAGTGCTTTGCTCCCTCTCACAAGTCTCGGTAACCGTTGGTTCCTGCTCGGGCTCTGCTCCTAAAGGCCGCCTCGTCAGCCCGAGCaggttctcccctccccctcccaactTTCCCCCTCATCCCCCGCACCCCGTCCGCAGGCTCC
This sequence is a window from Sminthopsis crassicaudata isolate SCR6 chromosome 1, ASM4859323v1, whole genome shotgun sequence. Protein-coding genes within it:
- the LYRM7 gene encoding complex III assembly factor LYRM7; protein product: MVDSAKVLRLFKTLHRTRQQVFQNDNKALDAARKKINEEFKKNKNETSPEKIEKLIKIGSDVELILRKSVIQGIHTDHNTLKLVPRKDLLIENNPYCDTPSQKP